One window of Pyrus communis chromosome 12, drPyrComm1.1, whole genome shotgun sequence genomic DNA carries:
- the LOC137711699 gene encoding uncharacterized protein, which yields MEVDTDRDGRITGGQARNLFLSWRLPREVLKQVWDLSDQDNDSMLSLREFCFSLCLMERYREGRPLPDTLPRNVMHDETLLSMTGQPKVAYGNAAWSPNPGFGQHQGMQGGQHQGMQGVAPAAGLRPPMQRSLPQADGALQPNQQNLRVRGMEGLNTTQHDNGKQDSANSKPEEDAGKKVEETENAILDSREKMEFYHTKMQELVSSFCLWLFFVWSLV from the exons ATGGAAGTAGACACTGACAGAGATGGGAGAATCACTGGTGGGCAGGCGCGGAATCTGTTTCTGAGTTGGAGGTTACCAAGAG AGGTTTTAAAGCAGGTGTGGGACTTATCTGATCAAGATAATGACAGCATGCTTTCCTTGAGGGAGTTCTGTTTTTCTCTCTGTTTGATGGAACGTTACAGGGAAGGTCGTCCTCTTCCAGACACACTTCCACGTAATGTGATGCATGATGAGACTCTACTCTCAATGACTGGTCAACCCAAAGTGGCTTATGGAAATGCTGCTTGGAGTCCCAACCCTG GTTTTGGACAACATCAAGGGATGCAAGGTGGACAACATCAAGGGATGCAGGGTGTGGCACCTGCTGCAGGTTTGAGGCCACCAATGCAACGAAGTCTTCCCCAGGCTGATGGTGCATTGCAACCGAATCAGCAGAATTTGAGAGTGCGAGGGATGGAGGGTTTGAATACAACCCAACATGATAATGGGAAGCAGGATTCAGCTAACTCAAAACCTGAAGAAGATGCAGGGAAAAAG GTTGAAGAAACTGAGAACGCGATTTTGGACTCAAGAGAGAAGATGGagttctatcacacaaaaatgCAGGAACTTGTTAGTAGCTTCTGTCTTTGGCTGTTTTTTGTCTGGTCATTGGTCTAG